The region CGGGTCGTCCTCGCGCGAGGTCGAGAACTGCGGCGATCGCCTCCCTCGTCCACGGCGCCGTTGCGTCCTCGAGCGCCAAGATGTTGTAGACGGCGAGCCGGATCACTCGCGAGGCGACCGCATCCGGCAGCGTGACGAGTGCATCGGCGTCGACGCGGACGGCGTCGCGGGAGCCGCTCACAACTCTCGAAAACGCTTCCACGGCCGTGCGCGAGAGCTCCATCCGCGACTCGCGCAGCAGCGCCGCCGAACGGGCGATGGGCGCCTTCACGTTGCGTCCCGTTGCTCGTTCCATATCCGGGATCACCTTCAGCCGGATCGCGTTCCGCAGAAGGCGCGTGTCCTTGTTGGTCGGATCGCGCCGAGGGCGGAGGTGGAGAGATGTGCAGAACGCCTCGACGTCGGTGCGCTCCACATCGAGGAGCGGCTCCGCCAGAGCGGAGTGTCCGTGTTCGTATCCCCCTGGCCAGATGCCGCTGAGCCCCTCGAGGCCCGTACCGCGAATCAGGTTCAGAAGGACCGTCTCCGCCTGGTCGTCGAGGATGTGGCCTTCGGCAGTCACGGACGCACCGATCGACTTCCGAACCTCGTTCGCCGAGTTCGTCCGGCGAACGGTCGCCCAGGCTTCGACCGACATGCCTTTCCCCGGCCGGTCCTCCGCCGCGCGCGCGTGGAACGGGAGACCGAGCCGCTCCGCAAGTCGGCGAACGTACTGGGCATCACTCGCCGAGTCTCGGCGAAGCTGGTGGTCGAAATGGAAGACGTGGAGCTGGATCTTGAACAACCGGCGCAGGTACCAGAGCGAGTACAGGAGGCAGACGGAATCCGGGCCGCCCGAGACGCTGACGAGAACAGTCTCGCCGGGGCGGAACATGTCGTGCTCGCGAATCGTCCTCGTCACTCGCTCGAGTACGCGGGCGACGGCTGGAGGATGACGCTTCAGGCGGCGGCTATCCCCACCTGGTCACGACCTTGCGACGCGTGACACCCAGCGCGCCGGCTCCGCGATCTCTTCGAGCGTGGGGAGGTGCTCCTCGCGTTCCCAGATGCGGTTGAAACCATCCATGCCGGCACTGTCGACGACCGCACGGACGAACCGCTCACCCGTGTTGTATTGCGCGATCTTCGTCTCGAACCCGATCGCTCGCTGAAAGCCGCGCTCCATCCCACCAGCTCGCCGCCGTTCCTTGAGCGCTCTGCGCATCCGATCGATGTCCTGCACCTGACCCGCCGCCACGCGGTTCATGACGAACGACGCGTGGCCCTCGAGGAGCGACATGAACGCTTGCATCTTGGCGAACAGCTCGCGTTGGGCGTCGTTCATCAAGAGAAGGATGGCGTTCGCTCCTCGCCAATCGGCGCCCGCGCGAATCTCATCGGCGGCGCGGCGGATCTGCGCCATCACCTCGCGCGAGTCGACCTGCACCGTATCGATGTACGCGTCGATCTGCCGCTTGAGGTACGGCTTGAGCCACTCGTTCGCGCCGAACTGCGCGCGGTGCGTTGCCTCGTGCACCGCAATCCACAACCGAAAGTCGCGCGGCGGGAGCGCGAAGCGACGCTCCGCATCGACGACGTTGGGCCCGACGAAGTAGATCAAGCCCTCGTCGTCCGGCGGAAGGAATACGTCGTACTGACCGAGCACCTTGCGCGAGATGTAGCCGAGCAGCGCGCCGATCTGCGCGCCGAATGCTTTGCGGCGGAACTCCGAGCGACGCGCACCATTCGGCAGCAACTTGCTCGCGAGCGGCTCGAGCAGACGTTGGAGTGTGTTCAGGTTCGCACCGACCCACTCGGAACGAGACATCACCCACGCGCGGGGGCGCGAGCCGCGCGCCCGAAGGCCGGTGAAGTCGCCGATCAGCGACTCGGCATACGGAACGAGCTCGGAAAGGTCTTCCCGCAGTCGCGCTCGCTCCACCGCAGGTGTTCGTGGACCGGGGCCGCCCACACGCCGGCCGGTCTCGGCGGCGGTGCCCCAATCGATGAGATCCGTTGCGCGGGAACCCATCGACCAATCGACTGCGGTGTCCATGCGGCCGCTAACCACCGGCCTTCTTCCGCGCGGCGATCATGGCGGCGCGCCGGGCCTGACCCTCGGCGACGCGGCGATCGGTGCCTTTGGCGATGAGCTCGGCGAGCGTCTTCTCGAACGTCTCCTCGTCGAGCGACACCTCGGGCCGCTCCTGAGTGGCGGTGGCGGCGGGCGCAGGGCCCGACGGCGCAGCCTCTGCAACGGGCTGCTCTGCGGCAACCGCTGCAGGCGCTTCGGCCGGAGCGGCTTGTGGGGCCGGCTGAGCAACCTGCGTCGCTGCCGCAGTCGGTTGCGGCGCTGCCGGAGCGGCTTGCGGAGGCGCCGGGGCAGCCACCGGCGCGGCCGCCCCGACAATCGTTGGCGGCTGCACCACGACTGGAGCGCTGGTGACGTTGACGGGACGGCGCACATCGCGACCGGGCTGGATCCGCGGTGCTCGAACGCTCCGCCGCGCACCCTCGTCGGTCTGGAACCGTGGCGCGAACCGCATGTATCCGAACACGAGGGCGAGAGCGACGATGACACCGAGCACTGCAAGGAGTACCGCCGCGTTGTAGACCCAACCGCCGTTGTTGAGCGTGGGAGTGACGGTTGGATCGACAATGATTTGGGGGAGCACGGCGGCGATTCTACAGGTCGTGCTGGAGCGGTCGCCGACCTGGAGATGGAGCCGGAGAGGGGATTCGAACCCCTGACCTACCACTTACGAGGCGGTTGCTCTGCCAGGCTGAGCTACTCCGGCGGTGCGCCGAGTCTACCGAACGCGCAACACTGCAACGTACTGACGTGACGAGACGTGGTCATGTCGCGCCGAAACCCCTCTGTCATGATTCGACCGAGATGGCTGGGGGGAACGGGAGCCGCGTAACGGCAACCGAGCGCGTCGGGCGGGTGATGGTCGCGACCGACCGTTCGGAGACGGCAGATCGCGCGGTCAGGTGGGCGGCTGCGCTCGCCAGTCGCTACGACGCCGAGCTCCTCCTCCTCCAGGTGATCCTCCCATCGAACCCGGGGTCTACCGAGGGCGGTCAAGCCGAAGCGACCCGAGCGACGTTCGCCGCCGAGACGCTAAGGCAGTTCGCGAGCGAGCTCGCCGGTCCCCGAGGTCGAGCGCGAATCGTCATGGATGACGACCCCGCACGCGCGATCCTCCGCGTAGCTGAAGAGGACGGCGTGGACACGCTGGTCGTCGGCAACGCAGGCATGAGCGGACGCAAGGAGTTCCTGCTCGGCAACGTGCCGAACCGCATCAGCCACAACGCGCGGTGCACGGTGATCATCGTCAACACCTCGCTCCTCGACAGCGACGGCAAGCAGCGCACCGCCGCAATGCCGGGGACCGCGCACGCCGGACGCCTCGCGCCCGAGTCCGAGGAGATCGAACCGCGACTAATGGGACGGGCGGCGCGGATCGCGTCGGTGATGGCGAAGCACGGCCTGAAGGAACTGTTCAAGCGGGCGGATCCCGACACGCAAGCGAACCGCCGGCGGCAGGCCGGACGGATCCGCTCGGCGATGGAAGAGCTCGGTCCGACGTTCGCCAAGCTCGGACAGATCCTGTCGACGCGACCAGACCTGCTGCCGTCGGAGTTCATCGAAGAGCTGGCGACGCTGCAGGACAACGTTCCCCCGCTCTCCGAGGCACAGGTCGTTCGGGTCATGGAGGAGGAGCTCGGGGTGCCGTGGGAGGACGTGTTCGAGTCGATCGAACCGACGCCCATGGCCGCCGGAACGATCGCCCAAGTGCACCGTGCGACGCTCGCGGACGGAAGCCGGGTCGTGGTGAAGGTGCAGCGCCCCACGGCACACGAAGACATCATGCAGGACCTCGCGCTCCTCCAGCTGTTCGCCGAGAAGACCGAGAACCGACCCGCGTTCCGTCAGGTGATCGACATGCCGGCGGTGTTCGAGCACCTTTCGGAGTCGCTCCAGCGCGAGCTGGACTTCCGCCAAGAAGCCGGAAACATCGATCGGATGCGTGAGGTGCTCGAGCCGTACTCACGCCTCGACGTTCCCGCCGTCCACCACGATCTGTCGTCGGCGCGACTGCTGGTGATGCAAGAGATCCAGGGCGGGTCGATTCGAACGGCGCCGGACGGGCCGGAGCGCACCGAGGCCGCGCGTCAGCTGCTCGAGTCCTACTACGCGCAGATCCTGACCGAGGGGTTCTTCCATGCGGATCCGCATCCCGGCAACCTCATGTGGTGGAACGACAAGATCTACTTCCTCGACTTCGGGATGGTTGGACAGATCGGCCCGGAGATCCGCGAGAACCTCATGCTCCTGTTGATGGCGTTCTGGCAGGAGGACGTTCAGTTCCTCACCGACGTCACGCTGATGCTGGCGGGCGGCGCCGACCGCGGTGATCTCGACGTGCGCGTCTTCCAGGAGGAGCTCGGCGGCGTAATGGCGAAGTACAGGAACGTCTCGCTGCGCGAGATCCAGCTCGGACCGATCCTGCAAGAGATCACGGAGATCTCGATCCGCCACAACGTTCCGCTGCCGGCCTCGCTCGCGCTCACCGGGAAGGCGATGGCGCAGATGCAGCTCGCGACGGCTGAGCTCGATCCAGACATCGATCCGTTCGAGGTCGCCGGGGCATACCTGATGCGCGGCGTCACGCGGCGGATGCGCGATCGGATGGACCCGAAGAAGCTGTTCTACGAGGCGCAGAAGGTGAAGGTGCGGATCTCGCGTATCGCCGAGGCGTTCGAGCGGCTCGCCGGCGCGAGGCCGGGACCCAAGCTGCAGGTGAACTTCACGGCCGAACGGCTGGAGGACACGGTTCGTCGCGTCGGTCGCCGGCTGTCGACGGGCATCATCGCCGGCGCCGCGCTGCTCGGGGCGGCGATCACTGCGGCGTCGCAGCGTGTGGCCGACTGGGTTCCGGTCACGCTGTCGGTCGTCGCGGCGGGGTTCACGCTCTTCCTGATCGCCGACCTGATCCGGGGACGGCGCGAGAAACGCATGTAGCGCTGGCCGCGTAGGTGACTATGCGACCGGCCGCTCGACCTCGCTCACGCTCTCGGCAAGCCCCATGGGAGGCGACGGCGCCACTTCACCGCGACGGCGGATCGCAGTCAGGACCCGGCGTTCGATGATCCACGCCACCATGCCGAACGCAATGCCGAGCGCGAACCGTTCGCCTCGCCGCCACATCGAACGCGCCATCACGCCGGACTCGCGACGCCCCGGCGGAACTCGACGACCGCGATCACGGCGATCCCCCACGCGAGCGTGAGCCACGCCCACACGGCGTCGAGCGCCCCGGCGTAGTCCGATAGAAGCAGCGAGCCGATGCCGATCATCACGGCGGCGGTGCCCACGAGCCACGCCCCGAGCCGCCGGCCCGACTCGCGGAACGAGGCGGCGAACCCACAGAGGGGAAGCGCCAGCACCGCCGCGGCCATCCCGCTGTAGTGATGCAACTCCCAGTGCGGATCAGCCTCCGAGCCGGTGCGTTGCAACTCGGATTGCGTGAGCAGCAACGCGATCGCAGGAACGAACGCGATCAGCGACAGCGCGAGCGTCGGGATATCGACGCCGCTGGGGCGGAGCAACCTCGAGCGCGCAGGGTGCAGCAGCCACATGATGACGATGGCGATTGGTGCGGTGAACCACGTGCCCGAGATGAAGTCCTCTGACGCCAGGCCCGCGATCGCGCCGGCGATCCCCGACGCCACGGCGACGAAGAACGACGAGACGTTCGCTTCGGGTCGACGCGCGCACGCGAGCAGCGCCACGCCGAGCAGGACGCCGTAGAGCGCGCTGAACGCCACGTTGTGGAGGCGATGGATCGCCTGCGAGTCGTCGAAGAACGAGATGATCGCGAACGGGACGCTGAGGGCGACCCCTCCGACGCCGAGCACGCCCGCGACGATTCGGAACGCCGTCCTCGTTCCCGACCGCTCCGTCACACCGTCCGCCGGTCGTTCCACCTCGGACCTCCTCGGGTCGTGAACTCGGTCACTCCGCTGCGGCTCCGACCGCCGCGACCGGGATCCGGCCAATGATCGTCGTTCCTTCACCCCTCGCGGAACGAACTTCGACCTTCCCGTCGAGGGCCGACAGTCGGTCCGCGATGCCCTGCAATCCTGACCCGCGCGCGACGGACGCCGGGTCGAAGCCGGCACCGTCGTCGATGACCTTGAACGTCAGCCATCCGTCGCGCTCGCCGAGCTCGACGCTCGTCCTCGCTGCACCCGCGTACTTCGCCGCGTTCTGCAGGGCCTCGAGCACACTGAAATACAC is a window of Actinomycetota bacterium DNA encoding:
- a CDS encoding AarF/UbiB family protein gives rise to the protein MAGGNGSRVTATERVGRVMVATDRSETADRAVRWAAALASRYDAELLLLQVILPSNPGSTEGGQAEATRATFAAETLRQFASELAGPRGRARIVMDDDPARAILRVAEEDGVDTLVVGNAGMSGRKEFLLGNVPNRISHNARCTVIIVNTSLLDSDGKQRTAAMPGTAHAGRLAPESEEIEPRLMGRAARIASVMAKHGLKELFKRADPDTQANRRRQAGRIRSAMEELGPTFAKLGQILSTRPDLLPSEFIEELATLQDNVPPLSEAQVVRVMEEELGVPWEDVFESIEPTPMAAGTIAQVHRATLADGSRVVVKVQRPTAHEDIMQDLALLQLFAEKTENRPAFRQVIDMPAVFEHLSESLQRELDFRQEAGNIDRMREVLEPYSRLDVPAVHHDLSSARLLVMQEIQGGSIRTAPDGPERTEAARQLLESYYAQILTEGFFHADPHPGNLMWWNDKIYFLDFGMVGQIGPEIRENLMLLLMAFWQEDVQFLTDVTLMLAGGADRGDLDVRVFQEELGGVMAKYRNVSLREIQLGPILQEITEISIRHNVPLPASLALTGKAMAQMQLATAELDPDIDPFEVAGAYLMRGVTRRMRDRMDPKKLFYEAQKVKVRISRIAEAFERLAGARPGPKLQVNFTAERLEDTVRRVGRRLSTGIIAGAALLGAAITAASQRVADWVPVTLSVVAAGFTLFLIADLIRGRREKRM
- a CDS encoding ATP-binding protein; its protein translation is PPLLADKGLAAALEAQARKSSMPVDVSPDGVRRYAQEVEAAVYFSVLEALQNAAKYAGAARTSVELGERDGWLTFKVIDDGAGFDPASVARGSGLQGIADRLSALDGKVEVRSARGEGTTIIGRIPVAAVGAAAE
- a CDS encoding zinc-dependent metalloprotease codes for the protein MDTAVDWSMGSRATDLIDWGTAAETGRRVGGPGPRTPAVERARLREDLSELVPYAESLIGDFTGLRARGSRPRAWVMSRSEWVGANLNTLQRLLEPLASKLLPNGARRSEFRRKAFGAQIGALLGYISRKVLGQYDVFLPPDDEGLIYFVGPNVVDAERRFALPPRDFRLWIAVHEATHRAQFGANEWLKPYLKRQIDAYIDTVQVDSREVMAQIRRAADEIRAGADWRGANAILLLMNDAQRELFAKMQAFMSLLEGHASFVMNRVAAGQVQDIDRMRRALKERRRAGGMERGFQRAIGFETKIAQYNTGERFVRAVVDSAGMDGFNRIWEREEHLPTLEEIAEPARWVSRVARS
- the tilS gene encoding tRNA lysidine(34) synthetase TilS gives rise to the protein MTRTIREHDMFRPGETVLVSVSGGPDSVCLLYSLWYLRRLFKIQLHVFHFDHQLRRDSASDAQYVRRLAERLGLPFHARAAEDRPGKGMSVEAWATVRRTNSANEVRKSIGASVTAEGHILDDQAETVLLNLIRGTGLEGLSGIWPGGYEHGHSALAEPLLDVERTDVEAFCTSLHLRPRRDPTNKDTRLLRNAIRLKVIPDMERATGRNVKAPIARSAALLRESRMELSRTAVEAFSRVVSGSRDAVRVDADALVTLPDAVASRVIRLAVYNILALEDATAPWTREAIAAVLDLARGRPGRSRDLPSGLKARREREYVSLSRTSPESRV